GTGAAGAGACCAGTGAGTCGGAGGTCTCCCCCATGCCTTATAGTAGGAATGAGCAGACATCTAATAGAAATGCCTTGAGTAGCATCACAAATGTAGAGCCAAAAACAGAGCCAAACAATGCCTCCCCCACTCAAGCATCTACTCCTGTCAGCGACATTAATAAATCTGAGCATGTCAAAAGTTCTTTCAAGATTCACCGAATGAGAAGGATGGGAGCTTCATCAAGGAAGGGCAGGGTATTTTGCAATGCTTGTGGCAAAACTTTTTATGATAAAGGAACACTAAAAATCCATTACAATGCTGTGCATCTTAAGATTAAACACAGATGTACTATTGAAGGTTGTAACATGGTTTTCAGTTCTCTTCGAAGTAGAAATCGGCATAGTGCAAATCCCAATCCTCGTCTTCACATGCCAATGCTAAGAAACAATAGAGATAAAGACCTTATTCGTGCAACTTCTGGAGCTGCTACACCTGTAATAGCAAGTACAAAATCAAGCTTATCGTTAACCAGCCCTGGTCGACCACCCATGGGTTTTTCAACACCACCTTTGGATCCTCTTTTGCAAAATTCACTTTCCAGTCAACTAGTGTTTCCAGCTTTAAAAACTGTACAGCACGTTCCTCCTTTTTACAGAAGTTTACTAAATTCAGGAGACTTAGTTAGCCCTCCAACATCACTACCTACTAGCCCAATATTGCCAGCACCTTTAGGGGTAGaacagcctcttcctcctctgcctCAAGAGCTGCAATCAACTGTGATTAACATGTCAACACAGGATTCTAATACAGATCTTGCTCCTAAGAAAAAACCTAGAAAATCTAGTATGCCGGTTAAAATAGAAAAGGAAATCATTGATACTGCTGATGaatttgatgatgatgatgatgatgaagaaaatATTGATCATGGTCCATCCATAAATGACATTGGTCATGATTCTCAAGGTGAGGTGAGCCCAGGATTGTCAATAAACAGTTACTCAAAAACAAGCAGTAGCAGGTGTATCATGCGTTCAGACACCAGAGCCAACAGCATGACGTCTGAAGACCAGGACCATGAAAGAGATTTTGAAAATGAGTCAGAATCCTCTGAGCCAAAGTTTTGTGATGAACCAATGGAGGATGACAACATTCCAATTCACAAGAATGGCAGTCTTAGGACAGAAATTGATAAATCTTATGAAAACCATATTGACAGTCATCAGCAGGCTGTCATAAAGGTAAAAGAAGAGTTTACAGACCCTACATATGACATGTTTTACATGAGCCACTATGGACTATACAATGGGGGCAGTGCTGGCATGGCTGCATTTCACGAAAGCTTAGCTTCATCATTGAGTTACGGAAGCCCTCAAAAATTCTCTCCAGATGGGGACCTGTGCTCAAGCCCAGATCCTAAAATTTGCTATGTGTGCAAAAAGAGTTTCAAAAGCTCATACAGTGTAAAACTTCACTACAGGAATGTTCACCTAAAAGAGATGCATGTCTGCACAGTAGCTGGTTGCAATGCTGCTTTTCCCTCACGCCGGAGTAGAGACAGGTTAGtagtattattttatttatatgcaTTATATTTTGTTATTCTCTCCACATTGCTATTCAGCGTTTCCTATAAACATCATTGTAGAAGAATTTAGTTATATTGCTTGAACTGGATGTTTCATTTATTCTCTAAAAAGAGCAAATCTGTACTAATTATTTAGGCAGAGCTAAACATGCAAAGACatatacactgacaagcaaaaaggtaacaatattttgaacttttgacttacagactccatatctcaccatccactgctgcttcaAATGTGAGGCTAgcataattttatagacaatgaTCTTGGCTagatcatacataaatttgacttgcaactattttgcatacGAATAATTATGCAGcttattgtcatgtcactgcattgttactgttttgcttctaAAAATCTAAACTTAAATTTTTATTATTGTGTTAgtgttttgtaaatccacctttggttttcaacactgcctgaatccttatgTTAATGCTttcaatcagattcaagcatgtctcaacCAAAGTCTGAttccaggtctcttctacatgttccgaaagttggtgcatactggtcgactcacttgtgTATTTATACAGCTTTCTCATCATCTCTACTCACAAATGTTTAATTGGGTTGAGGTCtagggactgtgggggccaattgAGCACCTCTACtttattgtcattgaaccatttcttcaccaatcttgACTTATGCTTCGAGTCATTGCCCTGCTGGAACATTATGTCATCCTTTTCACACCCATAGTACTGAAGTGTACAAAGTCAATTGTCttataggatactcacatatagctcagcattgagaccaccattgatcctTGTCAAGTATCCAACACCTTTGGCGGTGAAGAaaacccatatcatcaggcttcctccaccgaacttgacagttccttcaatttttcGATCCGTTAGCCCCTTTTTCCTATGTTTTTTCCAGATCCATTttcacccatcagagcctagtctattgacttttgtctcatcactccaaatcatccatttccaatcttctactgtctacttttcatacttttttgcaaactaCAACTGACGCTTGCTTTggcaatattgaagttgaggctttttcgggccaccattccagacttctgTAATGTTTGGTGCATGGTGCTTGCATGGACGTCTATGATCTCACTATTACAAAGCAAACAAGCCAACTCTACTGCCATGTTTGTCTCACcaaaactgatagaccttgtgatgagacaACTTGTTGACTCAGATATTTTGCTTagacgtccacctcttggcttttgaatggatggacaaacttcattttgtattcttacTACTGCCAtgacactcacatgatgcagtttggaaattttcttggccaagagacagCTGTCGATGAGCTGGATTATGCTCTTTCTCTTTTCTTGGAAAATCTTTTTCATGGTTGCTGCTTGATTCGATCCAGTGACCATTCACTTGGAAATAAGCTTAATAACAAACTATTAGGGAATATAAGaagaggttgtaatttgtagtatacaggaagaaaaagatttttcctccACCAGGTGcagaacagtaacaatgcagtgacatgacaagaatctgcatatatacagtggggcaaaaaagtatttagtcagtcagcaatagtgcaagttccaccacttaaaaagatgagaggtgtctgtaatttacatcataggtagacctcaactatgggagacaaactgagaaaaaaaatccagaaaatcacattgactgtttttttaacattttatttgcatattatggtggaaaataagtatttggtcagaaacaaacaatcaagatttctggctctcacagacctgtaacttcttctttaagagtctcctctttcctccactcattacctgtagtaatggcacctgtttaaacttgttatcagtataaaaagacacctgtgcacaccctcaaacagtctgactccaaactccactatggtgaagaccaaagagctgtcaaaggacaccagaaacaaaattgtagccctgcaccaggctgggaagactgaatctgcaatagccaaccagcttggagtgaagaaatcaacagtgggagcaataattagaaaatggaagacatacaagaccactgatgatctccctcgatctggggctccacgcaaaatcccaccctgtggggtcagaatgatcacaagaacggtgagcaaaaatcccagaaccacgcggggggacctagtgaatgaactgcagagagctgggaccaatgtaacaaggcctaccataagtaacacactacgccaccatggactcagatcctgcagtaccagacgtgtcccactgcttaagccagtacatgtccgggcccatctgaagtttgctagagagcatttggatgatccagaggagttttgggagaatttcctatggtctgatgaaaccaaactggaactgtttggtagaaacacaacttgtcgtgtttggaggaaaaagaatactgagttgcatccatcaaacaccatacctactgtaaagcatggtggtggaaacatcatgctttggggctgtttctctgcaaaggggccaggacgactgatccgggtacatgaaagaatgaatggggccatgtatcgtgagattttgagtgcaaacctccttccatcagcaagggcattgaagatgaaacgtggctgggtctttcaacatgacaatgatccaaagcacaccgccagggcaacgaaggagtggcttcgtaagaagcatttcaaggtcctggagtggcctagccagtctccagatctcaaccctatagaaaacctttggagggagttgaaagtccgtgttgccaagcgaaaagccaaaaacatcactgctctagaggagatctgcatggagaaatgggccaacataccaacaacagtgtgtggcaaccttgtgaagacttacagaaaacgtttgaactctgtcattgccaacaaaggatatattacaaagtattgagatgaaattttgtttctgaccaaatacttattttccaccataatatgcaaataaaatgttaaaaaaacagacaatgtgattttctgatttttttctcagtttgtctcccatagttgaggtccacctatgatgtaaattacagacgcctctcatctttttaagtggtggaacttgcactattgctgactgactaaatacttttttgccccactgcataTATACTCCATATCAACAATATCTTTTTAcaatgtatattttttaaaaaatgatgtagTACAATAGTAAAGCAAAAAGCACCAAAAGATTGCCCTTAGCTGTCAGAGAATGAGTTTCTAAGGCATGGTAGGTAGTTTGGACATATTCTAATATCAATGAAATATATTATCACAAAGAAATTTTATCTCATTCCTCTTTGTAGTATTTTTGAAGAAACAGACTAACAAACCACACCTTTGTAGCACCACTGTAAACCTCCTTTAAACAAATTTAGAAGCGGCTTCCTGTACCATCCGAGCAATGAGTTACATTGTACAATATCTCcatacactgtgtacttacaatgttGATGCTTTTGACATCTCAACCACTTTAAATGGAACAAAGGTTTACACCATTAAAATACATCTGAAATGCAGTCATGGCTAAAAGTTTTgacattggcaattttttttttctgctttaatgTTTTTTGATCATTTAGTCAGATATTTCTATGGCTATTGAAGTACAATTCtaagcttttttttacttttttttaacagaTACATCACTCGTTAATGTTGACCCTAATGTTTCAAAACTTCTGCAAATCACCCTGGCATTCTGAATATCAGCTTTTGTGTCAAATCTTGGCTGATGACAACccattcttgtgtaatcagtgtttgaCGCTTGCACAATTTCTGTATTattggcctctttcacatttccgtcggtacggggccgtcgcaaaccgtcggcccgacgtactgaaggacgttgtgcaaaatagtgtacaacgtgggcagcggattcagttttcagatgcatccgctgcccattatgagttccggggtgGAGGGGGAGGAGTTTCGGCCgcgttgcacaaaaaaagttacattgaacgtttttttgtgacaacggtctgccaattaccgacgcatctagtgcacgacatatggaacgtgtgtccatacgttgcgatgcgtcggtaatacaagtctatgtgcaaaagacgcatcctgcaggcaactttgcaggatgcgttttttgcacagaacaacGCATTGCAATGTCTTtataaagatggaagtgtgaaagtagccattgtTTGTCTACTCGCTTTCTGAGGAATGACCACATGTTCTAATGGGATTGCCATATGGGGAGTTTCTTAAAATCTATCCAAAATATCTATTGAAAAAAAGTTCAGGGATTGGACTGCAGAGGCCTGGGATACAGTTCTTTTCTCGGATGAAGCCCCCTTTATACTGTTTTGTACATATGGAAGAATGATTGTTCAGAGAAGAAAAGATAAACACTACCATGAGTTCTCAGTCATGCCAAGAGTATAAGAGTAAAGCCTTCTGAGATTATTCATTTGTAGGGTTGCTTTTCATCCATGGGATTATGCTCACTCATGTTTTTCCCTAAGAACACAGGCATTAATAAATAGCTTGTAACCATCATTAAAATGCACTTTCTCCCAATGATCCAGTAGCAATTTGATGCTTTCTCCAATATAATGGAGACCATACCACAAGGCAAAAAGGGATAGCTAATTGGCTCACTAagcaa
This region of Ranitomeya imitator isolate aRanImi1 chromosome 1, aRanImi1.pri, whole genome shotgun sequence genomic DNA includes:
- the BNC2 gene encoding zinc finger protein basonuclin-2 isoform X2, yielding MDCNGDCAPMMNRTKVSSEDPPTAHETHSLPAAAPSWDVQWPSSTMSDDLTPSYWPGAWQVDPKVKSGKSSEEAEVDVRERDVQRDRQRNRRARDRAFRDSCPDNSMQFGTRTPASEPGYMGAWQNCDANLLFRMSQQAIRCTLVNCTCECFQPGKINLRTCDQCKHGWVAHALDKLSTQHLYHPTQVEIVQSNVVFDISSLMLYGTQAVPVRLKILLDRLFSVLKQEEVLHILHGLGWTLRDYVRGYILQDTAGKVLDRWAIMSREEEIITLQQFLRFGETKSIVELMAIQEKEGQAVAVASSKADSDIRTFIESNNRTRSPSVLSQLENSNPSSIHHFENMPNSLAFLLPFQYINPVSAPMLGLPPNGLMLEHPGLRLHESNNSNHNECEETSESEVSPMPYSRNEQTSNRNALSSITNVEPKTEPNNASPTQASTPVSDINKSEHVKSSFKIHRMRRMGASSRKGRVFCNACGKTFYDKGTLKIHYNAVHLKIKHRCTIEGCNMVFSSLRSRNRHSANPNPRLHMPMLRNNRDKDLIRATSGAATPVIASTKSSLSLTSPGRPPMGFSTPPLDPLLQNSLSSQLVFPALKTVQHVPPFYRSLLNSGDLVSPPTSLPTSPILPAPLGVEQPLPPLPQELQSTVINMSTQDSNTDLAPKKKPRKSSMPVKIEKEIIDTADEFDDDDDDEENIDHGPSINDIGHDSQGEVSPGLSINSYSKTSSSRCIMRSDTRANSMTSEDQDHERDFENESESSEPKFCDEPMEDDNIPIHKNGSLRTEIDKSYENHIDSHQQAVIKVKEEFTDPTYDMFYMSHYGLYNGGSAGMAAFHESLASSLSYGSPQKFSPDGDLCSSPDPKICYVCKKSFKSSYSVKLHYRNVHLKEMHVCTVAGCNAAFPSRRSRDRPSGLHPEDEGAIGAMGKLEM